From a region of the Lactuca sativa cultivar Salinas chromosome 4, Lsat_Salinas_v11, whole genome shotgun sequence genome:
- the LOC128133678 gene encoding uncharacterized protein LOC128133678 — MSGRPSRGRPQNETPDVAQVVAQQLMEAIPNIVTQVTAGLNANQGSSGGNRGNNERECKYKSFMACKPKEFHGKEGAVGLLKWIDSMESVLHISKCLERNKVEYASCLLQDRALTWWNTLVQTRGRTTAYQLTWEDLKKLLIEEYCPKDELQKLESEFWNHSMVRTQIEKYTVRFHELAKLVPHMVTPEEKRIDRYIWGLAPKIRGMVTSANPTTIQSAVSLANRLTNDVIRMGASTKESSSNKRKPANQGEKKYGGKSGRKQKVSRNFMVRAQEQEPVKTQGQEVQERKQYSGPLPKCNKCNFHHKGACPVCQNCKQTGYYSKYCKVNKEGKRTCYECGSTDHLRRACPKLNNGPGNNGQGQARQNFQGNQVGQPRGVAFVIGAEEARQNPEVITGTFLLNNHFASVIFDAGADRSFVSVAFRPLIGLKSVKMRNAYAIELADGYEIRANDIIPGCTLNLADKLFSIVLIPIELGSFDVIVGMDWLSKNRADIGCYEKVIRVPLPNGETLIIHGEKPGRSLNIVSSMKIHKYLKKNCIAFMAHVLEREPEAKQLKEVPVVQNYLEVFPEELPGLPPHRQVEFRIDLVPGAAPIAKLFLCMVYPCLSFLIEIVVLHLDFGGCYRGH, encoded by the coding sequence ATGTCAGGCAGGCCTAGTCGCGGACGCCCACAGAACGAAACACCCGATGTTGCTCAAGTTGTAGCACAACAACTCATGGAAGCAATCCCAAACATTGTTACTCAAGTAACTGCAGGACTTAATGCTAACCAAGGAAGTAGTGGAGGAAAccggggaaacaatgaaagagaatGTAAATACAAGTCCTTTATGGCCTGTAAACCTAAGGAGTTCCATGGAAAGGAAGGTGCGGTCGGGTTGCTGAAATGGATTGACAGCATGGAGTCGGTCCTTCACATTAGCAAATGCCTCGAGCGCAACAAAGTTGAGTATGCATCTTGCCTACTCCAAGATAGGGCATTAACCTGGTGGAATACTCTAGTGCAAACCCGAGGCCGTACAACGGCATATCAGCTAACTTGGGAAGACCTAAAGAAGCTACtgatagaggagtattgtcccaaGGATGAACTTCAAAAACTTGAATCTGAATTCTGGAACCATTCTATGGTTCGAACACAAATAGAGAAGTACACAGTCCGATTTCATGAACTAGCAAAACTGGTACCTCACATGGTTACTCCTGAGGAGAAACGGATAGATCGTTACATCTGGGGTCTGGCACCAAAGATTCGGGGAATGGTTACCTCAGCAAACCCAACTACCATTCAAAGTGCAGTAAGTCTAGCGAATCGACTAACCAATGATGTGATAAGGATGGGAGCATCGACAAAGGAAAGCTCTAGTAACAAGAGGAAGCCAGCAAATCAGGGAGAGAAGAAATATGGAGGCAAGTCAGGGAGGAAgcagaaagtctcaagaaatttTATGGTAAGAGCCCAGGAGCAAGAACCAGTGAAAACTCAAGGACAGGAAGTGCAGGAGCGAAAGCAGTACTCAGGGCCGCTTCCGAAGTGcaataagtgtaacttccatcacaaggGAGCTTGCCCGGTGTGCCAAAACTGTAAGCAAACAGGCTATTACTCGAAGTATTGTAAGGTGAATAAGGAGGGAAAAAGGACATGTTACGAGTGCGGGAGTACTGATCATCTCCGTAGAGCATGTCCTAAACTGAACAATGGACCTGGTAACAATGGACAAGGCCAAGCCAGGCAAAACTTTCAAGGAAATCAAGTTGGACAGCCAAGAGGTGTAGCCTTTGTGATTGGTGCAGAAGAAGCTCGTCAGAACCCTGAAGTGATAACAGGTACGTTCCTCCTGAACAACCATTTTGCATCAGTAATATTCGATGCGGGAGCAGATAGGAGTTTTGTTTCTGTAGCATTTAGACCGTTAATTGGCTTGAAATCGGTAAAGATGAGGAATGCTTATGCTATTGAACTTGCTGATGGGTATGAAATTAGGGCTAATGATataattcctggttgtactctgaATTTAGCTGATAAACTATTTAGCATTGTCCTAATTCCTATAGAACTAGGTAGTTTTGatgtgatagtagggatggattggttatccAAAAATAGAGCGGACATTGGTTGTTACGAGAAAGTCATTAGAGTGCCTCTCCCTAATGGAGAAACCCTTATCATACACGGTGAGAAGCCAGGAAGAAGTTTAAACATAGTATCAAGCATGAAGATTCACAAGTACCTGAAGAAGAATTGTATTGCATTCATGGCTCACGTGCTAGAAAGAGAACCTGAAGCTAAGCAACtcaaggaggttccagtggttcaAAACTATCTCGAAGTGTTTCCGGAGGAATTGCCCGGTTTACCCCCTCACAGGCAGGTCGAATTTCGGATAGACTTAGTTCCCGGAGCGGCACCGATAGCAAAATTGTTTCTCTGCATGGTGTATCCCTGTCTATcatttctgatagagatagtcGTTTTACATCTCGATTTTGGTGGATGTTACAGAGGGCACTAG